One window of the Manihot esculenta cultivar AM560-2 chromosome 14, M.esculenta_v8, whole genome shotgun sequence genome contains the following:
- the LOC110630950 gene encoding uncharacterized protein LOC110630950 isoform X1, which translates to MEKKMKKGKVSAPMAEEGTKKRKMGERRETDSGKNASSKKWPLIKPKKNLQINRLKDTDLFTVQSFLTSAESKSFIKAAESVGFLHQGSLGPTKGEAYRDNDRISVNDPVLANIVWESGLNKLFSDIKIRGKVAVGLNPNIRFYRGSMGFLLFRYKAGQRFGRHIDESVDLGDGKRTHYTLLIYLSGDSKARTKHDPNDSKDSSLEPLVGGETVFYGSRNGVVAEVAPTEGMALLHIHGDKCMLHEARNVTKGVKYVFRSDVVFA; encoded by the exons ATggaaaagaagatgaagaaaggGAAGGTGAGTGCGCCAATGGCGGAGGAAGGAACAAAGAAGAGAAAGATGGGAGAGAGAAGAGAGACAGACAGTGGCAAAAACGCATCATCTAAGAAGTGGCCTCTTATCAAACCCAAGAAAAATCTTCAGATTAATCGTCTCAAAGATACCGATCTTTTCACT GTGCAGAGTTTTCTCACATCTGCTGAATCGAAGTCATTTATCAAAGCTGCAGAATCTGTTGGATTTCTTCACCAAGGGAGTCTTGGTCCAACTAAAGGAGAAGCTTACAGAGATAATGATAGAATATCTGTAAATGATCCTGTTCTTGCAAATATAGTATGGGAGTCTGGACTTAACAAATTGTTTTCTGATATTAAAATTCGGGGAAAGGTTGCTGTTGGCTTGAATCCAAATATCAGATTCTATAG GGGTTCAATGGGTTTTCTACTTTTCAGGTACAAGGCAGGCCAGCGTTTTGGGCGGCACATTGATGAAAGTGTTGACCTTGGGGATGGGAAGCGTACACATTATACACTGCTAATATATTTAAGTGGTGATTCTAAAGCTAGAACGAAACATGATCCAAATGACTCAAAGGATTCTTCCTTAGAGCCTCTAGTTGGAGGAGAAACTGTCTTCTATGGTTCAAGGAATGGTGTTGTAGCTGAG GTGGCTCCAACTGAAGGGATGGCTCTATTACACATTCATGGGGACAAGTGTATGTTGCATGAGGCCCGGAATGTTACCAAAGGTGTCAAATATGTGTTCCGTTCAGATGTGGTTTTTGCTTGA
- the LOC110630950 gene encoding uncharacterized protein LOC110630950 isoform X2, whose translation MEKKMKKGKVSAPMAEEGTKKRKMGERRETDSGKNASSKKWPLIKPKKNLQINRLKDTDLFTVQSFLTSAESKSFIKAAESVGFLHQGSLGPTKGEAYRDNDRISVNDPVLANIVWESGLNKLFSDIKIRGKVAVGLNPNIRFYRYKAGQRFGRHIDESVDLGDGKRTHYTLLIYLSGDSKARTKHDPNDSKDSSLEPLVGGETVFYGSRNGVVAEVAPTEGMALLHIHGDKCMLHEARNVTKGVKYVFRSDVVFA comes from the exons ATggaaaagaagatgaagaaaggGAAGGTGAGTGCGCCAATGGCGGAGGAAGGAACAAAGAAGAGAAAGATGGGAGAGAGAAGAGAGACAGACAGTGGCAAAAACGCATCATCTAAGAAGTGGCCTCTTATCAAACCCAAGAAAAATCTTCAGATTAATCGTCTCAAAGATACCGATCTTTTCACT GTGCAGAGTTTTCTCACATCTGCTGAATCGAAGTCATTTATCAAAGCTGCAGAATCTGTTGGATTTCTTCACCAAGGGAGTCTTGGTCCAACTAAAGGAGAAGCTTACAGAGATAATGATAGAATATCTGTAAATGATCCTGTTCTTGCAAATATAGTATGGGAGTCTGGACTTAACAAATTGTTTTCTGATATTAAAATTCGGGGAAAGGTTGCTGTTGGCTTGAATCCAAATATCAGATTCTATAG GTACAAGGCAGGCCAGCGTTTTGGGCGGCACATTGATGAAAGTGTTGACCTTGGGGATGGGAAGCGTACACATTATACACTGCTAATATATTTAAGTGGTGATTCTAAAGCTAGAACGAAACATGATCCAAATGACTCAAAGGATTCTTCCTTAGAGCCTCTAGTTGGAGGAGAAACTGTCTTCTATGGTTCAAGGAATGGTGTTGTAGCTGAG GTGGCTCCAACTGAAGGGATGGCTCTATTACACATTCATGGGGACAAGTGTATGTTGCATGAGGCCCGGAATGTTACCAAAGGTGTCAAATATGTGTTCCGTTCAGATGTGGTTTTTGCTTGA
- the LOC110631347 gene encoding MADS-box protein AGL42 isoform X3, whose translation MINQDMGRGKVQMKRIENAASRQVTFSKRRNGLLKKAYELSVLCDAEVAVLIFSQKGRLFEFSSNDMQKTVERYRKHPKAHVQADSVDKEQYIQQIISESTEMVNEIEQLEISQRKLLGRGLNSCSLEELQDMHNLLEKSLSNIRARKDEFFKEKMEKLQEKCGEKPWPHPTQQKEAVKNLSSSRKNSEVETELSIGFPKPKLH comes from the exons ATGATCAACCAGGACATGGGGAGAGGAAAGGTTCAGATGAAGAGGATTGAAAATGCTGCAAGCCGTCAAGTGACCTTCTCGAAGCGTAGAAACGGGCTTTTAAAGAAAGCTTATGAGCTATCGGTTCTATGCGATGCAGAAGTTGCTGTCCTAATCTTTTCACAGAAAGGAAGGCTCTTTGAGTTCTCAAGCAATGA CATGCAAAAGACCGTAGAACGGTACCGTAAACATCCCAAAGCTCATGTTCAAGCTGACAGCGTCGATAAAGAACAATACATTCAG CAAATAATTAGTGAATCCACGGAGATGGTGAATGAGATTGAGCAGCTCGAAATTTCACAACG GAAGTTATTGGGACGAGGTTTAAATTCTTGTTCTCTGGAAGAACTCCAAGATATGCACAATCTACTAGAGAAAAGCTTAAGCAACATCAGAGCAAGGAAG GATGAGTTCTTCAAGGAGAAGATGGAGAAACTACAAGAGAAG TGTGGTGAGAAGCCATGGCCGCATCCAACTCAACAGAAAGAAGCTGTGAAAAACTTAAGCTCAAGTAGGAAGAATTCAGAGGTGGAGACTGAATTGTCCATTGGTTTTCCAAAACCAAAACTGCACTGA
- the LOC110631347 gene encoding MADS-box protein AGL42 isoform X1 yields MINQDMGRGKVQMKRIENAASRQVTFSKRRNGLLKKAYELSVLCDAEVAVLIFSQKGRLFEFSSNDMQKTVERYRKHPKAHVQADSVDKEQYIQQIISESTEMVNEIEQLEISQRKLLGRGLNSCSLEELQDMHNLLEKSLSNIRARKDEFFKEKMEKLQEKKRVLLEENTILREKCGEKPWPHPTQQKEAVKNLSSSRKNSEVETELSIGFPKPKLH; encoded by the exons ATGATCAACCAGGACATGGGGAGAGGAAAGGTTCAGATGAAGAGGATTGAAAATGCTGCAAGCCGTCAAGTGACCTTCTCGAAGCGTAGAAACGGGCTTTTAAAGAAAGCTTATGAGCTATCGGTTCTATGCGATGCAGAAGTTGCTGTCCTAATCTTTTCACAGAAAGGAAGGCTCTTTGAGTTCTCAAGCAATGA CATGCAAAAGACCGTAGAACGGTACCGTAAACATCCCAAAGCTCATGTTCAAGCTGACAGCGTCGATAAAGAACAATACATTCAG CAAATAATTAGTGAATCCACGGAGATGGTGAATGAGATTGAGCAGCTCGAAATTTCACAACG GAAGTTATTGGGACGAGGTTTAAATTCTTGTTCTCTGGAAGAACTCCAAGATATGCACAATCTACTAGAGAAAAGCTTAAGCAACATCAGAGCAAGGAAG GATGAGTTCTTCAAGGAGAAGATGGAGAAACTACAAGAGAAG AAAAGGGTCTTGTTGGAAGAGAACACAATTTTACGAGAAAAA TGTGGTGAGAAGCCATGGCCGCATCCAACTCAACAGAAAGAAGCTGTGAAAAACTTAAGCTCAAGTAGGAAGAATTCAGAGGTGGAGACTGAATTGTCCATTGGTTTTCCAAAACCAAAACTGCACTGA
- the LOC110631347 gene encoding MADS-box protein AGL42 isoform X2: MGRGKVQMKRIENAASRQVTFSKRRNGLLKKAYELSVLCDAEVAVLIFSQKGRLFEFSSNDMQKTVERYRKHPKAHVQADSVDKEQYIQQIISESTEMVNEIEQLEISQRKLLGRGLNSCSLEELQDMHNLLEKSLSNIRARKDEFFKEKMEKLQEKKRVLLEENTILREKCGEKPWPHPTQQKEAVKNLSSSRKNSEVETELSIGFPKPKLH, encoded by the exons ATGGGGAGAGGAAAGGTTCAGATGAAGAGGATTGAAAATGCTGCAAGCCGTCAAGTGACCTTCTCGAAGCGTAGAAACGGGCTTTTAAAGAAAGCTTATGAGCTATCGGTTCTATGCGATGCAGAAGTTGCTGTCCTAATCTTTTCACAGAAAGGAAGGCTCTTTGAGTTCTCAAGCAATGA CATGCAAAAGACCGTAGAACGGTACCGTAAACATCCCAAAGCTCATGTTCAAGCTGACAGCGTCGATAAAGAACAATACATTCAG CAAATAATTAGTGAATCCACGGAGATGGTGAATGAGATTGAGCAGCTCGAAATTTCACAACG GAAGTTATTGGGACGAGGTTTAAATTCTTGTTCTCTGGAAGAACTCCAAGATATGCACAATCTACTAGAGAAAAGCTTAAGCAACATCAGAGCAAGGAAG GATGAGTTCTTCAAGGAGAAGATGGAGAAACTACAAGAGAAG AAAAGGGTCTTGTTGGAAGAGAACACAATTTTACGAGAAAAA TGTGGTGAGAAGCCATGGCCGCATCCAACTCAACAGAAAGAAGCTGTGAAAAACTTAAGCTCAAGTAGGAAGAATTCAGAGGTGGAGACTGAATTGTCCATTGGTTTTCCAAAACCAAAACTGCACTGA
- the LOC110631351 gene encoding uncharacterized protein LOC110631351, whose protein sequence is MGKEWYWGGGKSSKRGRGRLDKESATTSGCMCSVFQLFDFHQFQFPSHNHQPSLKPDQPFLSQTEPEAEFISEGAEASRNGLELDEPSSATTVEADESLSIPMGIQIKTNGHASSRLRGATNDSSSEIASSPSMRSPNLVARLMGLDLVPDQSYSPTFSSSTRGTPNPLGKSQLHHHFRHRQFLQSKQSSHRSSLDCDFSGALSLPETPRISSARRSDVEPRLSFQINKENLSPNEEQVLSRISSLKRKELKTEDENRSPGHYARQIVKQAKESVSRKVGLDITNTVKSREPVSRDELVSQLKSKKMSKVLTKVTADSSPGKHSTAPFSLKSLEPRNRPIFRASSTKDHSISQSLKPSTSAHSRVNVRLQKTKAPTKSKLLALQEQEYDHQHQQRPIKKCKKVAEERFSPPLRLAKPPQSSDIIRKKREEPLVRPIMATGANIPEKKCEKSPLSNDLLNITVPTLLLPVKKDHPPQAVEIPQKPAPNAQEAKRRSQLSSCSSHSYKQQEALNARGSNNEDRSNGAAATTTEDEAAAAELREYVTRILRHVGIEKDTSVSFSRWFSPSRPLDPSIFYYLENFSTISHASSNSEKYAYGQLKHRCNRKLLFHLVDEMLVEILKPCMNMKSWAASSSGSGYSNNIAGKKDVRGSHLIDLLCSKVRSFPCTDCRVLEDIDALVEKDMPLLKLQNDVAFVEVEGIVTELEKDLLDSIIHETATIFYGDGVSSIETAWPFLIDDGKAKRG, encoded by the exons ATGGGAAAGGAATGGTATTGGGGTGGTGGAAAGTCGTCTaagagaggaagaggaagactAGATAAAGAAAGTGCAACAACTTCTGGTTGCATGTGTTCTGTATTTCAGTTATTTGATTTCCATCAGTTCCAGTTTCCTTCACACAACCACCAGCCTTCATTAAAGCCCGATCAACCTTTCCTTTCTCAGACTGAGCCTGAGGCTGAGTTCATCTCCGAAG GTGCCGAAGCATCAAGGAATGGCTTGGAACTAGACGAGCCTTCATCAGCAACGACTGTAGAAGCAGATGAAAGTTTAAGCATCCCA ATGGGTAttcaaattaaaacaaatggACATGCAAGTTCAAGACTACGAGGAGCTACAAATGATTCTTCCTCAGAAATCGCCTCTTCCCCAAGTATGAGGAGCCCAAATTTGGTTGCTAGACTCATGGGTCTTGATCTTGTTCCTGATCAAAGCTATTCTCCAACCTTTTCTTCATCAACTCGTGGGACTCCAAATCCTCTAGGGAAGTCTCAATTACACCACCACTTTCGACATCGGCAGTTTCTACAAAGCAAACAAAGTAGCCACAGAAGTAGTCTGGACTGTGATTTTTCAGGAGCGCTTTCTTTGCCGGAGACTCCGAGAATATCATCAGCTAGAAGATCAGATGTGGAACCCCGCTTGTCTTTTCAAATCAACAAAGAAAACCTGAGCCCTAATGAAGAGCAGGTTCTCTCTCGTATCTCATCGTTGAAACGTAAAGAACTCAAAACTGAAGACGAGAATAGAAGTCCAGGCCACTATGCCAGGCAGATTGTGAAGCAGGCCAAAGAAAGCGTTAGCAGGAAAGTTGGGTTGGACATTACAAACACTGTCAAAAGCAGAGAGCCAGTAAGCAGAGATGAGCTTGTTAGCCAACTGAAGTCCAAGAAAATGAGCAAGGTTCTCACCAAAGTCACTGCTGATTCAAGTCCAGGCAAGCACTCAACAGCTCCTTTCTCACTCAAATCCTTGGAACCCAGGAACAGGCCAATCTTTAGAGCATCATCCACCAAGGACCATAGTATTTCTCAGTCTCTAAAACCATCAACTTCAGCACATTCAAGGGTCAATGTCAGGCTACAAAAGACCAAAGCTCCAACAAAGTCTAAGTTGCTAGCGTTGCAAGAGCAAGAGTACGACCACCAGCATCAACAGAGACCCATTAAGAAGTGCAAGAAAGTTGCTGAAGAGAGGTTTAGTCCACCTCTTAGACTCGCGAAACCTCCGCAAAGTTCGGATATTATCCGAAAAAAGCGGGAAGAACCACTTGTACGTCCAATAATGGCAACCGGAGCAAACATTCCTGAAAAGAAATGCGAGAAATCCCCATTATCAAATGACCTGCTCAACATTACTGTCCCTACCCTCCTCCTTCCAGTCAAGAAAGATCATCCTCCTCAAGCAGTGGAGATTCCTCAAAAACCG GCACCAAATGCTCAAGAAGCGAAACGTAGGTCACAGTTATCTAGTTGTTCGAGCCATTCGTACAAACAACAAGAGGCTCTCAATGCCCGAGGCAGCAACAACGAGGATAGGTCTAACGGAGCAGCTGCCACCACCACCGAAGAtgaagcagcagcagcagaatTACGGGAGTACGTAACTAGAATACTGAGACACGTTGGCATAGAAAAGGATACTTCAGTGTCGTTTTCTAGGTGGTTCTCTCCGTCCCGTCCTTTAGACCCTTCAATTTTTTACTATCTAGAAAATTTCAGCACTATTTCCCATGCCTCCAGCAACAGTGAAAAGTACGCATATGGTCAACTCAAGCATAGGTGTAACAGAAAGTTGCTGTTTCACCTTGTGGATGAAATGTTGGTGGAGATTTTAAAGCCTTGCATGAACATGAAATCATGGGCTGCCTCATCATCAGGCAGTGGATATAGTAATAATATTGCTGGTAAAAAAGACGTGCGTGGCTCACATTTAATTGATTTGTTATGTTCTAAAGTTAGAAGCTTCCCCTGTACTGATTGTCGCGTTCTTGAAGATATTGATGCTTTGGTAGAAAAAGACATGCCACTACTGAAGCTCCAGAACGATGTGGCTTTCGTCGAAGTAGAAGGGATTGTAACGGAATTAGAGAAGGATTTATTGGACTCGATAATACATGAAACAGCTACGATTTTTTATGGTGATGGGGTTAGTAGCATTGAAACGGCATGGCCTTTTCTGATTGATGATGGGAAAGCAAAGAGGGGTTGA
- the LOC110630702 gene encoding uncharacterized protein LOC110630702, which produces MASNPLLLPEIGPDGLAREAPVIAYTEKIIEEEQLQLKRYIEENYSKIRDVERELANLTMEMKLTAGPKKAALEHMRKKIEMSTERIHAAKLKEEQARKVWEAAAKAVKDEEEIKHKLCQDLNQLVQESSNIQFSRLEELKRRLEALNPSRASTSSPHDGKSNSTALAAASVPLSTAPGDRASDQIPNQANSGNVQVVNGQNQQPTLEGEGRGKKKIHFQGRGRGVGAVPKGRGSATPGWTGAGFDVDGRS; this is translated from the exons ATGGCTTCAAATCCTTTGCTTCTTCCTGAGATCGGACCCGATGGCCTTGCCAGAGAAGCACCTGTCATTGCCTACACCGAGAAG ATAATCGAGGAAGAGCAGCTTCAATTGAAAAG GTATATTGAGGAAAATTACTCAAAAATACGTGATGTTGAGAGAGAGCTCGCAAATCTTACAATGGAGATGAAACTTACAGCTGGACCTAAAAAAGCAG CACTTGAACACATGcgaaagaaaatagaaatgtCAACTGAAAGAATTCATGCTGCCAAGCTGAAGGAAGAACAAGCACGAAAG GTGTGGGAAGCAGCAGCAAAAGCGGTAAAGGATGAGGAAGAAATTAAGCACAAGTTATGTCAAGACTTAAATCAACTG GTCCAAGAAAGCAGTAACATTCAGTTTTCAAGACTTGAGGAATTAAAAAGAAGACTAGAGGCATTAAACCCTAGCAGAGCATCCACCTCTTCTCCTCAT GATGGAAAATCAAACAGCACGGCTCTGGCTGCTGCTTCAGTTCCTCTTTCAACAGCACCAGGTGATAGAGCCTCTGATCAAATACCTAATCAAGCAAATAGTGGAAATGTGCAAGTTGTGAACGGGCAAAATCAACAGCCTACTCTTGAAGGAGAAGGAAgagggaaaaagaaaattcactTCCAAGGGAGAGGAAGAGGAGTTGGGGCAGTGCCCAAGGGTAGAGGATCTGCAACACCGGGCTGGACTGGGGCTGGGTTTGATGTAGATGGTAGAAGTTAG